Proteins found in one Falsirhodobacter algicola genomic segment:
- a CDS encoding sigma-54-dependent transcriptional regulator, whose translation MSSILIVDDERDIRELIGDILRDEGYDVRLAGNSDDCMAAIAEEPPMLIILDIWLKDSRMDGIDILKTVKRDNPDVPVVIISGHGNIEIAVAAIKQGAYDFIEKPFNIDQLMVVVGRAMEASRLRRENMELRRKDVTSTEMLGASPAFKALRAQLDKVTKSNGRVLLSGPAGSGKETAARYIHAHSSRANAAFVTVSSAGIEPERMEEVLFGRETPGRGIEKGLLEQAHGGVAYFDEVADMPPGTQSKLLRVLVEQQFTRVGGVDKVRIDMRVISSTSRDLRAEIAAGRFRQELYDRLNVVPIAVPGLEDRRDDIPLLAAHFIEQFHRTQGLPHRRISPDAEAMLQTKHWPGNVRQLRNIIERILILGEGSGPIELSDLPGQEGGTPDGRLVIGGSVAALGLREARELFEREYLLAQINRFGGNISRTASFVGMERSALHRKLKSLGVVKTNGKETEDEA comes from the coding sequence ATGAGCAGCATCCTGATCGTCGATGACGAACGAGACATCCGCGAGCTGATCGGCGACATCCTGCGCGACGAAGGATATGACGTGCGGCTGGCGGGCAATTCCGACGATTGCATGGCCGCGATCGCCGAAGAGCCGCCGATGCTGATCATCCTCGATATCTGGCTGAAGGACAGCCGGATGGACGGGATCGACATCCTGAAGACGGTGAAACGGGACAATCCCGATGTGCCCGTGGTCATCATCTCGGGCCATGGCAATATCGAGATCGCGGTCGCCGCCATCAAGCAGGGCGCCTATGACTTCATCGAAAAGCCGTTCAATATCGACCAGTTGATGGTGGTGGTGGGGCGCGCGATGGAGGCCTCGCGGCTGCGGCGCGAGAATATGGAATTGCGGCGCAAGGATGTCACCTCGACCGAGATGCTGGGCGCATCGCCCGCCTTCAAGGCCCTGCGCGCGCAGCTCGATAAGGTGACGAAATCGAACGGGCGCGTGCTGCTGTCGGGCCCGGCGGGGTCGGGCAAGGAAACCGCCGCCCGCTACATCCATGCCCATTCGAGCCGCGCGAACGCGGCCTTCGTCACCGTCTCTTCGGCGGGGATCGAGCCCGAACGGATGGAGGAGGTGCTGTTCGGCCGGGAGACACCGGGCCGCGGCATCGAAAAGGGGCTGCTCGAGCAGGCCCATGGCGGCGTCGCCTATTTCGACGAGGTGGCGGATATGCCGCCCGGCACCCAGTCCAAGCTGCTGCGCGTTCTGGTCGAACAGCAGTTCACCCGCGTTGGGGGGGTGGACAAGGTCCGCATTGACATGCGGGTCATCTCCTCCACCTCGCGCGATCTACGGGCGGAGATCGCGGCGGGCCGCTTCCGGCAGGAGCTCTACGACCGGCTGAATGTCGTGCCGATCGCCGTGCCGGGGCTGGAGGATCGCCGCGACGACATCCCGCTTCTGGCCGCCCATTTCATCGAGCAGTTCCACCGCACGCAGGGCCTGCCGCATCGCCGCATCTCCCCCGATGCCGAAGCGATGCTTCAGACCAAGCACTGGCCCGGTAACGTGCGCCAGCTGCGCAACATCATCGAACGGATCCTGATCCTCGGCGAAGGGAGCGGCCCGATCGAGTTGTCCGACCTTCCGGGGCAGGAGGGCGGCACCCCGGACGGGCGGCTGGTGATCGGCGGCTCGGTCGCCGCGCTGGGCCTGCGCGAGGCGCGGGAACTGTTCGAACGGGAATATCTGCTGGCGCAGATCAACCGTTTCGGCGGCAATATCAGCCGCACCGCCAGCTTCGTCGGGATGGAGCGTTCGGCGCTGCACCGCAAACTGAAATCGCTGGGTGTGGTGAAAACCAACGGCAAGGAAACCGAGGACGAGGCATGA